A single region of the Yersinia entomophaga genome encodes:
- the lolA gene encoding outer membrane lipoprotein chaperone LolA encodes MKKLLVACCLLSSVISASALADASQDLQGRLSKVNSFHAKFSQYVTSADGAAVQEGEGDLWVKRPNLFNWHMTSPDESVLISDGETLWFYNPFVEQATATWLKNSTGNTPFMLITRNNPDDWKQYNVKQKGDDFELTPKAPSGNLKQFAISVTPGGTIKGFTAVEQDGQRSAYVLKGQQNSTFDASKFKFTPPKGVTLDDQRQ; translated from the coding sequence ATGAAAAAGCTGCTCGTTGCCTGCTGTTTGCTCTCCAGTGTTATTTCCGCCTCCGCTTTGGCCGATGCAAGCCAGGATCTTCAAGGCCGCCTGAGCAAAGTGAACAGTTTCCACGCTAAGTTCTCGCAGTACGTGACCAGCGCTGACGGCGCGGCGGTACAAGAAGGTGAAGGCGACCTGTGGGTAAAACGCCCAAATCTGTTCAACTGGCATATGACTTCGCCAGACGAAAGCGTGCTTATCTCTGACGGCGAAACGCTGTGGTTCTATAATCCTTTTGTTGAACAGGCGACGGCAACCTGGTTGAAAAACTCAACCGGCAACACACCGTTTATGCTGATTACCCGCAATAATCCGGATGACTGGAAACAGTACAATGTGAAACAGAAAGGCGATGATTTTGAGCTGACGCCAAAAGCGCCGAGCGGTAATCTGAAACAGTTCGCCATCAGCGTGACGCCAGGCGGCACGATCAAAGGCTTTACCGCCGTCGAACAAGACGGCCAGCGCAGCGCCTATGTGCTGAAAGGCCAGCAAAACAGCACGTTCGATGCCAGCAAATTCAAGTTTACCCCGCCGAAGGGGGTTACGCTGGACGACCAGCGCCAGTGA
- a CDS encoding replication-associated recombination protein A: protein MSNLSLDFSQNEFQPLAARMRPLTLAEYIGQQHLLAPGKPLPRAIEAGQLHSMILWGPPGTGKTTLAEIIGRYGQADVERISAVTSGIKEIREAIERARQNRDAGRRTILFVDEVHRFNKSQQDAFLPHIEDGTITFIGATTENPSFELNSALLSRARVYLLKALTAADIEKVIDQAMSDSTRGLGGQNIKLLDETRRMMSELVGGDARRALNSLEMMADMAEIDAKGVRVLTPELLKEVSGERSARFDNKGDRYYDLISALHKSVRGSAPDAALYWYARIITAGGDPLYVARRLLAIASEDVGNADPRAMQVAISAWDCFTRVGPAEGERAIAQAIVYLACAPKSNAVYTAFKAAMRDAREMPDFDVPEHLRNAPTKLMKEMGLGAEYRYAHDEQNAYAAGENYFPPEMAATRYYSPTSRGLEGKIGEKLAWLAEQDQNSPIKRYR from the coding sequence GTGAGTAATCTATCCCTCGATTTTTCTCAAAACGAGTTTCAGCCATTGGCCGCGCGTATGCGGCCTTTAACGTTGGCTGAATATATCGGACAGCAGCATTTATTAGCTCCGGGTAAACCATTGCCACGTGCGATTGAAGCAGGGCAACTGCATTCGATGATCCTATGGGGGCCGCCGGGAACCGGTAAAACCACGTTAGCTGAAATTATTGGCCGCTATGGGCAGGCAGATGTGGAGCGTATCTCTGCCGTGACCTCCGGGATCAAAGAGATCCGCGAAGCGATCGAGCGGGCGCGTCAAAACCGTGATGCTGGGCGGCGGACTATTCTGTTTGTTGATGAAGTACATCGCTTCAACAAAAGCCAGCAGGATGCGTTTTTGCCTCATATTGAAGACGGTACTATTACTTTTATCGGTGCCACCACCGAAAATCCCTCTTTCGAACTCAATTCGGCTTTGCTTTCTCGAGCCCGGGTCTATTTGCTGAAAGCGCTGACAGCGGCAGATATCGAGAAAGTGATCGATCAGGCGATGTCTGATAGTACCCGCGGTTTGGGCGGTCAGAATATCAAGTTACTGGATGAAACCCGCCGCATGATGTCGGAGTTGGTGGGAGGAGACGCTCGCCGGGCGCTAAATAGCCTGGAAATGATGGCGGATATGGCTGAAATTGATGCCAAAGGTGTGCGAGTACTGACTCCTGAATTATTGAAAGAAGTTTCGGGGGAGCGTAGCGCTCGCTTTGATAACAAAGGCGACCGCTATTACGATCTGATTTCGGCGCTGCATAAGTCGGTACGAGGCTCGGCGCCGGATGCCGCGCTGTATTGGTACGCCCGTATTATTACCGCCGGTGGCGATCCGCTATATGTAGCCCGGCGTTTGTTAGCCATTGCTTCGGAAGACGTCGGCAATGCCGATCCTCGCGCGATGCAAGTCGCTATTTCTGCCTGGGATTGCTTCACCCGCGTCGGCCCGGCAGAAGGTGAAAGAGCCATCGCCCAAGCCATTGTTTATCTTGCCTGTGCGCCCAAGAGTAATGCGGTTTATACCGCTTTCAAAGCGGCGATGCGTGATGCACGTGAAATGCCTGATTTTGATGTGCCAGAACATCTGCGGAACGCACCAACCAAATTAATGAAGGAAATGGGGCTGGGCGCGGAGTATCGTTATGCTCATGACGAACAAAATGCCTACGCGGCCGGTGAGAACTATTTCCCGCCGGAAATGGCGGCAACCCGCTACTATTCGCCGACTTCACGCGGTCTTGAAGGTAAAATAGGTGAAAAGCTGGCATGGTTGGCTGAGCAGGATCAAAATAGCCCGATAAAACGCTACCGCTAG